From the genome of Rhinoderma darwinii isolate aRhiDar2 chromosome 1, aRhiDar2.hap1, whole genome shotgun sequence:
ccgtggaaaccacagccgtgtgcattggcccataggaaagCATGTGTTTTACTCTATCCGCAATCGCGGATAGTATACGGCcgcaaaactatggtcgtgtgcatgacgccttacCGTTTCATTAGGTAAAATTGGAGTAGCTATAGGTGTGGGAGATGTAGCAAACAGGACCTAAACAGTTAGGACCCCCTAATTCTGCCTACCCACAAAAGCAGGATTATTAAAAGGTGGTGCAATGATGTTTTCTAAATAGTTTAATCCTGTTAGATGACTCCAAGTTGATCTAGTCCATATAACATCATCCGTGGATACAGTAGCTCATAAAGACTTCTGAAATAAATCAGTAAAGTATGGCTTTTACCCCAAAGCGTCCAAACTACTCTTATTTCTCCAGCTCTTCACATGTGTAAATATTAATACAGATTGGTAATAGTTTTCTTATCCATCGTTCTCATCAACTTCCactggaggaggagttgatgggaTAGTTAAAGGTTGATAGTATGCATCATTAATGGGGCCATTTTCAGGAATGGATTGCATCACTGGATGGCCTATTTCTTGTAGAAGAGAAAAGTGAGACACTTCACAGTAAATTGCAAATTTGTTCTCAGACTCTCCCACTTCATTCTCCATCAACACATGAAATTCACCAAAACGAATTATGCACTTGGGTGGAAGGTCAACCTTATTGAGGTAGCTCAGTTCCAATCCATCAACATAAAGCTTAGTTTTCCTGCTGAGGTTTTTTATCTCAAAGGATGTTGTGGAACTATTCAATGGTTTGAAGAACTGCAAAGCGAATTGCAGCCGAGAGACTTTGTTATGTAGCAACTTgaatttgcagaaattaatgtcCCGCCCAAATAAAACTACTTCCTCCGCGTTGATCTCTTGTCTTTTGCACAAATCAATGGCACTGAAGATTCTTCTGTCATGCTGATGAGGATGGTACATTTTCATTTGCAAACATGTGAGTGTCTGCTCTGTGTCCACATCAAGGTCCACACCTCCGGAGGCCATTACTACGGGGGAACAGATAAATATAAATAACATTATTTGTTTTATCATTGGGTGACTACATAAAGTTGTTTTATGGAGTGGAATATTCGTCCCAGTGATAACAGTACAACAGTTCATAGATATTAACATGGAATAAATCAATCACGCAAGATTTGGCTAACATCTTTTGTAACGAtataagcaaaaaataaaatgcattgttcacatcatgtttgagCAATGTCAGATGTATTTGTTTGAataccaaaagaaaaaaaagtatcatgaacttttttctttttttacaaaacgatTTATGAAAGACAAAAACAGCTACATATAATTGGTATCGACGCAACCGTACCGACCCGAacggtcaggctgggttcacacgacctattttcagaagtaaacaaggcgtattatgcctcgttttacgtctgaaaatacggctccaatacgtcggcaaacatctgcccattcatttgaatgggtttgccgacgcactgtgccgacgacctgtcatttacgtgttgttgtttgacagctgtcaaacgacgaagcgtaaattgactgcctcgtcaaagtgcaggacacttctttgcaacgtaatttgagccgttcattgcattcaatgaagagcagctcaagattacgagcgtcagacgcctcgcataatacgaggaggagcaattacgtctgaaacgacgcagctggtttctcctgaaaactgtcttttcagacgtaaaagacagttctcgtgtgcacataccctcaaactGATATCATTTGATCTGCAGTGAAAAATAAGattctagaattgctgttttcaatcttctaaaaaaaaaaaaaaaataacacaagaaGCGATCGAAAAGTCACATTAACCCTAAAATGCTCCCAATAAATACTACAAGTCGCCCAGCAAAATATAAACCCTCCTACAGCTacctcgacagaaaaataaaaatgttttggctcttaaaatatggcaacacaaaaacacaatttagttatgttgaggccttgtgttaaaataaaattcaagttttttcccccccatcattctgcactcaatatcccataatgacCAAGTCAAAACAGAAGGTCAGTTATCTTTACCAAGTTATTgaaaaaggaaaaaactaaaatattgtattgacataagtattcagacgctttactcagtacttaggtgAAGTACCTTTGGCAGCAAtaacctccagtcttcttgggtatgatgccacaaggtttgcacacctggacttgggaattttctgccattcttctctgcagatcctctcaagctctgtctgtCTGGATGGTGacagtcggtggacagccattttcaggtctctccagagatgttcaattggATTAAAGTCAGGGTTctagctgggccactcaaggacattctgaGTTGTCCTTATGCCACTCCTATGTTGTCTTGgcggtgtgcttagggtcattgtcttgttggaggaTCACCCTGCagcccagagcactctggatcaggcgcTTTCATTTAGAAAATCACCCTACTTTAGTCGGGGTTGAGGAGGGGGAAGATGAATGGAGCAGTCTCTCTGTCCCAGGTCGCTTAAACACCCCCCACAGcaggatgctgccaccaccatgcatcactgtagggatggtattgggctggtgatgagcagtgcctggtttcctccagacatgactctTAGAACGAAGGCCAAAATATCAATCTTGTTTCTCAGTCAGACTCCcttaggtgctttttttgcaaactcgAGGCAGGCTTCTATATTTGTCTTTTACCGAGGAGAGGCTTCTTCCTGGCCACTCTGccgtaaagcccagattggtggagtgctgcagtgattgtgcaccttctggaagtttctcccatctgcacacagaatCTTTGGAGCTCACCAAGGCTCCCCCATTACTTAGTttagtggggcggccagctcaaggaagagtcctggttgttccaaacttcttccatttaggaattatggaggccactgtgctcttgggttaaaaaaaaaaaaaaaaaaaaaaaaaagtctgctgcactgaaagttcccttcttcagatctgtgcctccacacaatcctgtctgagCTTTACAAGCAATTATTTCCTCCTCTTGACTTGTTTTTTTGCTCGGATATGCgtagtcagctgtgagaccttatatagacaggggtgtgttgaTCCAAATCACATCCGATCAAATGAATTCCCTGCAGGTGGATGCCAATCATggtgtagaaacattttaaaaaaatgatctagaGAAATAGGAGGCCCCCGGAGCCaagtttcaagtgtcatagcaaagtgtCTTAATACacatgtccatgcgaaatttgtgtttcatttttaataaaatttgcaaacttttaaattctgttttcacttcgtCATTATGGGGTATGGAGTGcaaaatggggggaaaaaaaccaaaacacaacacctttcattttattttagcacaaggcctcaacataaaacgtgaaaaaagtaaaagggtACGAAGACTTCCAAATGCACTGTACACAACACGATAAACAAAATTTAAGACAAAaataaatagctgatttttttcccccccattatctccaccccacaaaaaaaaataaaaaaaaataaaaaaaaaaaaaatggtgctactAAAAATGCAACTCTGCCCtcaaaagaataagccctcacacttccgagtaccgcaaaaaaaaaaaagttacggaatACTGGTGCGGTTAATGGTGCTCATCAAGGGGATAGCAGAGTGAGTCGCAACATGCTGATGGGCATCGTGAAAGCTCTCTGAAGCTGCCCTTTTTTAAATCCATTTGACTTATTTCCAATTGCTTATATAGCGctgcaacacacacacataaatgaaTTGGCTTCCTATAAAATTGATCAGTTTGCTGTTTGGAAGATAACCTGGAAATCCAAGACAGATTAAATGGATAAGGCAACACTCCAGATTTCCTGGAGATAAAGTGGGTCCTTTATTCACCCATAACATGTGAAGTTTTAGCTCACTCAATGAATAGAATAGATGCAAGGTTTACCCTCCTATTGTGTACCTGAGCCGTGCTTGAGCTGGAAAAGAACATTGACTTAAGACATTTTAAAATTTCTGAACGTTTTAAATttgtctgtttgctgtcagtgaatgagaacactcgtCTACATCCAGAGGTAACAAACTGGTACATACACTCTGCAaagagtatgtggacacctgactatCACACCTATATCGGATTGTGGGATATCCCATTCCAAACTCATGGGTATGAATATAGATATGGGCCCCTTTTGTGGTTGTAACAGCTTCCACTGTTCTggaaaggctttccacaagatttgtgtgtgtatgtggtaatTTGTGCCCAATCAGCCATAAGAGCATTTGCGAGGCCAGGCATCGGATTTGGacgagaaggtctggctcacaattGGCGTTGCATGTCATCCCagtggtgtttgatggggtttaaggctctgtgcaggccactagTTCCTCCACTCcagactcacccaaccatgtccatATGGACCTTACTTTATATACAAGGGCAGTCAAACtggaacaggattggccttcgccAATTagtgttgccacaaagttgggagcatacaattgtctaaaaagtCTTTGTATCCTGTGCGCTAAAGGGGTGGTCTGGTTttatcaaattattattttttgtagaattaaaaaagctttacaattttctaatataatttTCTGTATTAATGAGTCACGgttgtcaagatctctgcttatttgttattcagtaggaacattcatggtttacttccagtggataaaattctgtccatggtcctgTGATGTCCACACAGGTGATGAAACCATTTGTTATAGTAGGTGtttgagctgtgtcttctaacaatcccagcacgTGTGTCCATGACATGACCATGGACCAAATTTTAGCCACTGGAAGTAATAATTGCCAGTTATTCAGTAGGAATagtcagagatcttgaaaaccgtgaggaattaatacagaaaatatttggtaaaattgtataactttaaggatacaaaaaaacattcatttgctaaaaccagacaacccctttaggctatgttcacacggagtattttgggggaggaatatctgcctcaaaattccgtttggaactttgaggcagatattcctctccctgcacgccgattttcgcggcaattatcgcgccgtttttcgcccgcggccattgagcgccgcgggcataaaacagcgagaaatacgctttctcctgcctcccattgaagtcaatgggaggtcggaggcggaagcgcccgaagatagggcatgtcgcttctttttcccgcgaggcagttttactgctcgcgggaaaaagacgccgacgcctcccattgaaatcaatgggaggcgttctcgggccgcttctgccgagttttgcgacgcggtttccgcgtcaaaaaactcggcaaaataccccgtgtgaacatctcCTTTCCAGTGAAGTGTAAGGCTGAGTCCCAAATCCTAAAAAGACAGCCCCAAACCATTATCCCTACCCCACCAAATTTTTACAGAAGGAACTATTTATTCTAGTAGGCATCCATCACTTCAGAGAACGCTTCCACCGCTAGAGTTTATTGGTAGCGGGCTTTACACCAGTTCAGTCGACACTTGGCATTGCAAATTTTGATCATAAGCTTGTGTTTAACTGTTGGGCCATGAGAGGCCATTTATTGAAGAACCAGacgaagagttgttttttttttttagatgcgttTGGGTTCACATTGtatgtttttgttgcattttcagTCTaaacccttattcacacgacagggtttcccggccgggtgacggccgttcataaaatagccgtcacccggctgcagtaggaacagtaGACCCttaatagggctattcacacgaccgattttttgacgacccgggaaacctggccatcaaaaaatgggacgtgtcctattttcggccgtttacccggccgccaccggaatgtgtcccgagtgatggccatgtattccgtcactcgctccctcctcacagcgaagagtgcatgtgaggaggaggagtttatgccattcggacgaatggctgtacgctggaagTAAGtatatacactgtgtggcagggctggggtgtacagcaggtggaagggagcactgcgctggctcgctTCCCCTGctggttttaaaagcgccctggcccggcaatATCTTCCATGGCAGACGGCGCCGCTAGCagttgctgcggctgctactactgtagcgacgccactatagcagagcagggaggtatctccctgctctgctatgtgctagccc
Proteins encoded in this window:
- the TIFA gene encoding TRAF-interacting protein with FHA domain-containing protein A, coding for MASGGVDLDVDTEQTLTCLQMKMYHPHQHDRRIFSAIDLCKRQEINAEEVVLFGRDINFCKFKLLHNKVSRLQFALQFFKPLNSSTTSFEIKNLSRKTKLYVDGLELSYLNKVDLPPKCIIRFGEFHVLMENEVGESENKFAIYCEVSHFSLLQEIGHPVMQSIPENGPINDAYYQPLTIPSTPPPVEVDENDG